aaaaaagtacCTTTGTTGTAGCCTTAAGTTGTAATGAACATAAACAAGATCATTAAGCTTTTGATGCTCTAACCGATTCCTTTTCTTTGAGTGAATGTGTTCGAAAATGCTCCAGTTACGCTCACAACCTGAAGAACTGCAAGTTTGACTCAAAACACGAATTGCTAACTTTTGCAGGTTTGGTGCTCCACATCCATAAGATTCCCACCATTGATCTTaacataaaaagaaaacaatcacaatcataaaaatcaaatcttaaacatatcacaatcataaaaaactaattttaatacaaaatttaCCAGGCATCACAGTGCTTCGCTCACGTATTGCAGACTGTCTCCCAAAGTCTCCTTCAGCATTCTTAAATATTCTCTTCTCACTTGTCAATTTAGTAATCAAATCAGCATCACCGTAAGCATACCTCTCAATCACATCTAGTAGGCCAGAAATTGTGTCTTTGTGCTTGTCaaattctgcataattaaatCGAAAAGCTGGATTTAACCAATAACCAGCAGCATGAAGGTTTCTTTTAAGTTGTAAATCCCAACGTGAATCTAAAATCTTCAAATAAGGTTCAACAAccctctttcttttttgaaacCTCTTCACCATGTCTTCCCTAGCCTTATACATAGCTTGATAAAGGAAACCCATTGCAGCTCTATCTTCACTATCCACAATACGCAATACATGAACAAGTGGCTCCGTAAGCTTAACAATATCAGTGCATTGATTCCAAAATTTAGAATCTAAGACTTGATCCACAAACTTTTTGCTTTGGCTTCTTTAGAGTAAGCTGAACTTGTCCATTCTCTAGATGTCACCATAGCTCTCAATGCATCCTTTTGAGCCAAAATACTTTGCAAAGCAATAAAATTAGTGGCGAATCGAGTTGGAGCTGGACGAAGTATTTCTCGGCCGCCTGTGAACTGCCTCATCAAGTACAAAGGATGGCAGTGATTATAGATATATTTCGTAATCATTGAAGCTTGTGACACAGTTTCAGTCACTTCCACAAACTTCCCAATATCCTGCAACATCAGATTAATACAATGTGCCGCACAAGGAGACCAATACAATCTAGGAAACTCCGATTCCAACAACCTTCCAGCAGCAACGTAATTTGCAGCATTATCCGTCACTACATGTACAACATTCTCAGGACCAACAAATAACACAACATCCCTAAGCAACTTAAACAAAGCCTCAGCAGTTTTCGAGATATGAAAAGCATCAACTGACTTTAGGAAAATAGTTCCTTTAGGGCAATAAACtaagaaattaattaaagtaCGTCTACAACGATCAGTCCATCCATCAGCCATGATAGTACATCCAGTTTGTTTCCAAATCACACGATAACCTTCAATCATCTTCTTTACATCTTCAACCAATTTACTCAACAAATATCCACGAACTCTTTGGTAATTAGGCCCTTTATACCCTGCACCCATGTTTGCAATAGCATCAATCATCGGCTGATAATAAGCTGAATTAACCGCATTGAATGGCACAGAGGCATCCATCATCCATCTTGCAATAGCAATATCACACTTCTCCACAATTTCTTTGCTTTGGAGAACACTTTTAATACTTGGTTGAGCTCCAGGTGTTGCTGCCGGTGGAAAAAAGGATTGTAATCCCTTGACTTGTTTTCCAACTCCCTTTCTAGAGCTAGGTGTTGGAATTCTTGATGCTTGTTGTTGTCGCATCTCATTACGTTCAATCTCATCAAATTCCCTTTCAACGTCATCACAAGCACCataactttctgcataaaaaatagatttttattaataaaattatttaaattttaaaaaattatttaaaattttaaaaatattaattttatttatttatagataaatttatggacattttaaattttcataaataaaaatagtagtTTTCTCCCGTAAGTTCAACAAATAATGTGCTTTAGCATGATCATGATGAAGTTCCAACTAAGCATAATAAGTAGACCCTGGTCAAGGATTACTCCGAAATCTGTGAAAGAAGGAACAGAGTGTGAGAGAGAGATACCATTTGTTTTATTAACATAGGGATTGGTGCAAAAGCATCAAAGCAATTCCAACAAACAAATACTAACAATTACAAGCGCTATCTTGTAAAGATAAATGGGGTCACCCTGTTCCCTTTAATTCTTTTTGACGGAGGGTGGTTCCCTTGTTACTTTCACACAGATTCTTTGTGTACACTATATCGATATCGTGTACATTCAAAtttatatttgttaattaatcATTTTCTAGATCAAAGTGCTTTTTAATTTAGGTGAACACTTACCTTATAATTAGAAAAGATGGCTAAATTCTCAAGggttttttatataaataaataataaaaatatattatttaccAAAATATACACGTCCAGAAATCGTTCCAGAAATACGCAGGTCCAACTCAGAGAGGACGACCGCGAAGTGGAGATCCACTCTAAATCGTGTTCGACGGCCACAAAATGGACTTGACACCTGCAGCTCCCATGTCATTTTCGGCGTCTACGAAATGGAGGGCACTTAGATGCCGGTACTTGCGAAACCATAACAGGAATCAACAAGGTTGAAATGGTCAAGCTaccattgatttttttttctccacGAAGGATCCTGTTTGGTGCTGAAGGCAATGCTTGTTGCTCGTAAACACCAACTTACAACCATATCTTTCCACTACCAAAACACACTACATAGAATTTTTGACTAACCGAAGTTTTACAATGAATGCAAATAAACcttcaaaataaatattacaCAAGTAAACAACATAGAAGCACATGACACCACTCTAATTTAACTGCAAAACATACACTTCAATGTTCAAATTATTATTTAGATAATTATCGAATGAATTAATTGTGATAATATGAAATTCATCCCTTTCGCTCCTATGGCCATTTCGCAGGCACCGGCAACTAGATGCCCCCCATTTCGTGGACGCTAAAAATGATATAGAAACTGCAGGTGTCAGGCCCATTTCGTAGCCGTTGGACACGGTTTGGAGTGGATCTCCACTTCGTGGTCGTCTTACCTTAGTTGGGCCTGCATATTTCTAGAACGATTTCTATCCGTGcgtattttgataaataatgtatttttattatttatttatataaaaaagccAAATTCTCAAAGTAGTTTATGGGATTGAAACTATGCACTAAAATTGTTTTTTAGATtctaattatactaattatatttctaaaattaaaaaaattacactatATTAATCTCTTATTCGTTTTTTTTGTTAACGATGCACTGACGTAACTTGATGATATAGATTTTTGGTGACATGTGTCACTTTTGGTTTGGCCACGTGTAACAGTATGATGACGTATCGGTCAGCGACACGTGACGTATTAACGTAAATGGTTATGTCACGTGTCACAGTGCTATTTTGCTACGTGTCGGATTATGCCACGTCTCACAATATTATTTGTCCACGTGTCATCTACTATATCATCATTACATATGCACCAAATTGGTCCTTTAGTTTTGATCAAATAACTTATTTTAGTCGTTGAAATTGAATGTCATACACTAAATTAGTCCCTTCATCAGTTTGTTCTctttttttgtaaatttaaaattcttaa
The genomic region above belongs to Arachis stenosperma cultivar V10309 chromosome 5, arast.V10309.gnm1.PFL2, whole genome shotgun sequence and contains:
- the LOC130980622 gene encoding uncharacterized protein LOC130980622; its protein translation is MTWELQVSSPFCGRRTRFRVDLHFAVVLSELDLRISGTISGRVYFESYGACDDVEREFDEIERNEMRQQQASRIPTPSSRKGVGKQVKGLQSFFPPAATPGAQPSIKSVLQSKEIVEKCDIAIARWMMDASVPFNAVNSAYYQPMIDAIANMGAGYKGPNYQRVRGYLLSKLVEDVKKMIEGYRVIWKQTGCTIMADGWTDRCRRTLINFLVYCPKGTIFLKSVDAFHISKTAEALFKLLRDVVLFVGPENVVHVVTDNAANYVAAGRLLESEFPRLYWSPCAAHCINLMLQDIGKFVEVTETVSQASMITKYIYNHCHPLYLMRQFTGGREILRPAPTRFATNFIALQSILAQKDALRAMLTEPLVHVLRIVDSEDRAAMGFLYQAMYKAREDMVKRFQKRKRVVEPYLKILDSRWDLQLKRNLHAAGYWLNPAFRFNYAEFDKHKDTISGLLDVIERYAYGDADLITKLTSEKRIFKNAEGDFGRQSAIRERSTVMPDQWWESYGCGAPNLQKLAIRVLSQTCSSSGCERNWSIFEHIHSKKRNRLEHQKLNDLVYVHYNLRLQQRNRMRKQSYDPICLDAFEDHSEWIMEDSPPFLTPEEVDALRNDLANMSLQSTLDDLDELNLEDDRDDGEANNTSVKNANQNETNQDVAPDLLDEERFPDFEVTPWI